One stretch of Castor canadensis chromosome 14, mCasCan1.hap1v2, whole genome shotgun sequence DNA includes these proteins:
- the LOC109702377 gene encoding olfactory receptor 7E24-like, with protein MGISLDPQSLVMAQQRSRINKCSRHTESTNLTSFPKFHLLGLSEYPELQPILYGLFLLMYLVTVLGNLLIILVVSSDSHLHTPVHFFLSNLSFADICFISSTVPKMLTDIQSHSRVISYVGCLTRMSLFLFFVCMDDMLLTVMAYDRFVAICHPLHYPVIMNSHFCVFLVLVSFLFSLVKSQLHNLIVLQFPFFKDVEIGNFFCDPSQLLNLTCSDSFTNYLFMYFVGAIFGFLPISGILFSYYKIISSILRNTSAGGKYKAFSTCGSQLSVVCLFYGSASGEYLGSAVPSSPRKAVVASVIYTVVTPMLNPFIYSLRNRDIQSALWRLHSSSI; from the exons ATGGGGATATCTTTGGATCCACAGTCCTTGGTCATGGCCCAACAGAGAAGCAGGATAAACAA gtgttCAAGACATACAGAATCCACAAATCTAACAAGTTTCCCAAAATTCCATCTCCTGGGACTCTCAGAGTATCCAGAACTGCAGCCCATTCTCTATGGACTTTTCCTCCTTATGTACCTTGTCACAGTGCTTGGaaacctgctcatcatcctggTTGTCAGCTCTGACTCTCACCTCCACACACCCGTGCACTTTTTCCTCTCAAACCTGTCCTTTGCTGACATCTGTTTCATCTCCTCCACAGTCCCAAAGATGCTTACAGATATCCAATCTCACAGCAGAGTCATCTCCTATGTGGGCTGCCTGACTCGgatgtctctttttctcttttttgtatgtATGGATGATATGCTGctgactgtgatggcctatgacaggTTTGTGGCTATATGTCACCCCCTGCATTACCCAGTTATTATGAACTCCCACTTCTGTGTCTTCTTAGTTTTGGTGTCATTTCTGTTTAGCCTTGTGAAGTCCCAGCTGCACAATTTGATTGTGTTACAATTTCCCTTTTTTAAGGATGTGGAAATTGgtaatttcttctgtgacccttcTCAACTCCTAAATCTTACCTGTTCTGACTCATTCACAAATTACTTATTCATGTATTTTGTTGGTGCTATATTTGGTTTTCTCCCAATCTCTGGGATCCTTTTCtcttactataaaattatttcatctaTTCTTAGGAACACATCAGCAGGTGGTAAATACAAAGCCTTTTCCACCTGTGGGTCTCAGCTGtcagttgtttgtttattttatggatCAGCTTCTGGAGAGTACCTTGGTTCAGCTGTACCATCTTCCCCTAGGAAGGCAGTAGTGGCCTCAGTGATATACACTGTGGTCACCCCTATGCTAaatcccttcatctacagcctAAGGAACAGGGACATTCAAAGTGCCCTCTGGAGACTGCATAGCAGTTCAATATAA